In Paralichthys olivaceus isolate ysfri-2021 chromosome 13, ASM2471397v2, whole genome shotgun sequence, the following are encoded in one genomic region:
- the LOC109633471 gene encoding carcinoembryonic antigen-related cell adhesion molecule 20 has translation MKVLLVVAVVVLIHGSYATLIIKGPTKAVLEGDRVTLECRYSDSELNISHVHFEVFSKYMQSWHQVYERSWCFYSMVTVQTADSLVLTIPRVGSYFEGPYRCVSDAENVTAPDNSSQPLAFKVHYMGQLSLTREGYTRYMSVPQDLKVQLRDDVVLKCSASSSEELSYFWHKKGSDWILPSSTLTLRKVSAEDEGEYTCMAENRAVESLNKKRTVRITVLPEDASWYESSNGRLILMTSAAAVALLVFVLSVSVFLCRRAKQTKTSKGPIDDHSQKKPIYKGSSESLPSACGDKQPLV, from the exons ATGAAAGTACTTCTAGTTGTGGCTGTGGTCGTCCTGATTCATGGCAGTTATG CCACTTTGATCATTAAAGGGCCGACCAAAGCTGTTCTGGAGGGAGACAGGGTCACACTGGAGTGTCGGTACTCAGACTCTGAACTCAACATCAGCCATGTCCACTTTGAGGTCTTCTCCAAG tATATGCAGAGCTGGCATCAAGTCTACGAGCGCTCGTGGTGCTTCTACTCGATGGTAACTGTGCAGACAGCTGACAGCCTGGTCCTGACTATCCCCCGCGTAGGGAGTTACTTTGAGGGGCCTTATCGCTGCGTGTCTGACGCTGAAAATGTGACCGCGCCAGACAACTCCTCCCAGCCGCTGGCCTTCAAAGTGCATT ACATGGGGCAGCTGTCACTGACCAGGGAAGGCTACACCAGGTACATGAGTGTCCCGCAGGATCTGAAGGTGCAACTCAGGGATGACGTGGTGCTCAAGTGCTCTGCCAGCTCGTCGGAGGAGCTAAGCTACTTCTGGCACAAGAAG GGTAGTGACTGGATCTTGCCATCCTCAACGCTGACACTGAGGAAGGTGAgtgcagaggatgaaggagagtaCACTTGCATGGCTGAAAATCGTGCTGTGGAATCACTCAACAAGAAACGCACAGTCAGAATCACCGTTCTTCCAG AGGATGCCTCCTGGTACGAGTCTAGTAATGGCCGTCTGATTCTGATGACCTCTGCGGCGGCTGTGGCTCTCTTGGTGTTCGTCCTCTCTGTGAGCGTGTTCCTGTGCCGCAGGGCCAAGCAAACCAAGACCAGCAAGGGACCGAT CGACGACCACTCCCAGAAGAAGCCCATCTACAAAGGCAGCTCGGAGTCCCTGCCCTCTGCCTGCGGAGACAAACAGCCCCTGGTGTGA